The Paenibacillus yonginensis genome segment CAGCCTTCTTCAAGCCCTTGAATCGAATGGGGAATGCCCGGTGGAAAATACCAAAGATCTCCCTGCTTAACATCCGCGATAAAATTGCGCCCATTCTGATCCACCGCCGTGATCCGGGCGCTCCCTACCAGCATGTAGGACCACTCGGCCTGCTGATGCCAGTGCAGCTCGCGCACACCGCCCGGGGTCAGCGCCATGTTGACGCCGGCAAGGGTGGTAGCAATCGGCAGCTCGCGCTGCGTAACCTCGCGGGACCATCCGCCTTCATTCAACTGCATATGCGTATCCGAGAAAGAGAAACGCAAATTGGGAATAAGACCGTTATCTGTAATGGGAGGGACCAGCAGATCGGGATTTTGAAGATCCAGCATCACGTTTCTGGGCCCTTTATCTACCGTACCTTCCTTTCCTCTGATCGGCTGCGGAATCGGCACCGGCTGTTTTGACTCATCGTGTAGGGTCAATTTCATTCTCCTTTCCATCCTGGATTTCCGCGACGCTTGCGGCAAATATCCATACATCATTGAATATGAGCATAGATGTGTTTTATGCAGGGATAGGGTAAGGAAAATCAGAACCACCCGTCCAACGGGTGGTTTGCACTAGGGGTATAACCCCTTGTTGCCAAACTGCGCCTAAAGACGCTAGCCTGACCACAAAGCGTTCAGGCTCAGTGTTATTTGTCTCTTTCACTTACCAGTTAAACTGGTTTTACTTTTTCTTGCTCTTGTTGCTGCTGAATGGATCTTCATACTCTTTTACACTCAGCTTATCCACTGCCTGGTCATGTGCCTCTTGCTCTCGAATGTATTTGGCGACGGTGGCTTCATTTAGCCCCACTGTACTTACGTAGTAGCCTTCCGCCCAGAATTTACGATTCCCATACTTATACTTCAAATTGGCATGCTTCTCAAAGATCATGAGTGCGCTTTTCCCTTTTAAATAGCCCATAAAGGAAGACACAGTGGAGTGCTACGATAAAAATGCAGTCGAAAAACACCCTCGTATGAAATAAAATGAAAGCTAATGAGGGGATGAGCGAGAATGAATCGGTACGACAAAGCATTCAAAGAAGAAGCGGTAAGGTTAAGCGATGAGATCGGGCCCAAGAAAGCGGCCGAGCAGTTAGGCGTAGCCTACCACACCTTGCAGGACTGGAGGAAACGAAGAACCCTGCACGGTGATGGAGCGCATATCGGAAGTGGTCGCGCTTATGCATCTGCCAATAAGACTACGCGTGAAATCGAATTAGAAAGAGAAAACAGCGAGTTGCGTCGTGCGAATGAAATTCTCAAGGACGCACTTGGTTTTTTCGCAAAAGACCGGAAGCGCTAAAAGCATGCCAGCTCTATGGTTACATCCGTGAACGACGGGATCGATGGACCGTCAAAGAGATGTGCAAAGTACTTGCTGTCAGCGAATCAGGCTATTACCGCAGCTTGAAGCCCACACCCAAACGAGAGCGGCAAGAACGCCTTCTGGTCAAAATCAAAGAAATCATCGAAGAATATGAAGACAACAGCAATTACGGTGCCCAGCGGATTAGGCTGGCTCTAGCGCAAAAAGAGATCGTGACCAGCTACAGCACCGTCTATCGCATCATGAAGAAGCACGGTCTGCTGAAGAAAGTGAGGCGTCATCCAAACGGCATTACACGTGAGGATGCGGCAGCTCAAAAGAGCGAGAACCTGATCCAGAGAGACTTCAGCGCCTCAGCCCCCAACCAGAAGTGGCTATCGGATATCACAGAAGTGCCTTGTTTAGACGGTAAGCTGTATGTGTCCGCCGTATTGGACTGTTTCAATGGGGAGATCGTGGGTCTGGCCATGGATGACAACATGCGTAAGGAACTCTGCATCCAAGCTTTTGAGAATGCCTGCAGGGCCAGAAATGCTCGTGGAATGATTTATCACAGCGACCGAGGCAGCCAGTTCACGAGCCACGCATTCCGAGCGTGTCTGGCTAAACGAGATGTCGTTCAAAGCATGAGCGGCACAGGGCGCTGCTATGACAACGCAAGAATGGAAAGCTTCTTTGCTACGCTAAAGAAAGAAAAGCTATATAAGATCAAAACCGAGCAATACCCGATGGCCTATATGAAATCGATTATCTTCCGATACATCATGGTCTATTACAACAGACAGAGGGTTTACACCTCTAATCCAGGGGGATGGCCCCCAGCTATTTATCGCGAAAGAATGCTGTCACAGGCAGCTTAATCATGGGGTTCTCATGAGTGTGTTTTCAAACTGCACTTTTTTTGACAACTCCACAGATATTTTCGGTGGAATCGCCACCAGCATGTGCACATGATCCGGCATCATATGTCCTTCTAATATCTCGACTCCCTTGTATTTACATAGACGCTTCATGATTTCAATTAGATCTCGTCTCACTTGATTGTAGATCTCTTTGAAGTTAGACTGAATAGTAGACACAGAATATACTGAAAGGAGCAGCATTAGAAAAGGAGACTGTGTCCCATGAAAAAACCTGTGTATGACGAAGCCTTCAAGCGTCAGACGGTGCAACATATTAAGGAAAGTGGCCAAACGGTGGCGGAAGTCGCCCGAGAGCTGAAGATCAACGACAACACCGTGTACGGTTGGGTTAAGAAGTTTGGAACAGATCCGGAAGTGGTTGCAGCCCAGGTGTTCAAATCGGACGAGCATCAGATGCGGGAAATGCAGAAGCGAATCCGAGAGCTGCAAGAGGAAAATGAAATCTTAAAAAAAAGCGATGCACTACTTCGCGAAAGACCGTCGGTAAAGTATTCGTTCATTCATGAACACCGCTTCGAGTACCGATTGGAGAAGTTGTGCATTGTCCTGAAAGTCTCTCGTAGCGGGTACTACAAATGGCGGTGCAGACCGGAAAGTGAACGAGAAAAACATCACCGGGAGATGACGGAGCACGTCCGTAAGGCCTACGAAGAGTCCAGAAGGCTTTACGGGAGCCCGAAACTCACCAGGCAGTTGAATCGTCAAGGGATTCAGATCTCCGAACGCACGGTCGGTCGAATCATGAAAAAACAAGGCTTACGCTCACGTACCGTAAAGAAGTACAAGGCGACTACCAACTCCAAGCATGCGCTTCCCGTTCAAGACAATGTGCTGGGCCGCGAGTTTCAAGCCACGAAGCCGGGGGAGAAATGGGTAACGGATATCACCTATGTCTGGACCGTGGAAGGATGGTTGTATCTGGCGAGTGTCATGGACCTATACTCTCGCAGAATTGTCGGTTGGCAAATGGGTGAGCGGATGACCAAGGAACTCGTGATTGGGGCCCTTCAGCAGGCCTATGGCCGAGGGCGTCCAGACCCTGGATTACTTCACCATTCCGATCGGGGAAGCCAATACGCCTCTCACGATTACCAGAAACAGCTGTTAACATATGAGATGATCGGAAGCATGAGCCGAAAGGGGAATTGCTACGATAATGCCTGCATCGAGTCATTCCATAGTGTCCTCAAAAAGGAACTGATTTACCTGAACCACTATGAAACGAGGGAACAAGCGAAGCAGAGTATTTTCGAGTACATTGAGTTCTTCTACAACACTCGGCGTATCCATTCCTCTATTGATTACCATACCCCCATGGAGTATGAACTGCTTTACCTAAACCAGGCTGCTTAAAATCTGTGTCTACTATCTTGACAGAGGTCCACTTTACGTCTATACTTCGGGGTGAACACAATGTGATACTTACACATCCACTTTGTGTGCGCTAAACTAAAGTTTTTATTTGCCATTTAAGACCATCCTTTCGAATTGAGCCTGAACATCTCAATTTTATCGGGATGGTCTTATTGGTGTAACCCTAGATCCCTCCACCCGCATAGCGGGTGGTTTGGATCGGCTACACTAAGTTGGACAATGAAAATAAGGGCTTGTAGAATAGACCTATCATACGAAGGAGCGGATCTCTACAATGCCAAAACAACGACGTACCTTTACTGCAGAATTTAAGCGACAAATGGTACAGCTTTATGAGAATGGGAAGTCCAGGGCAGCGATTGTGGAGGAATACGACCTCACAGCTTCCGCTTTAGACCGTTGGATTATTCAGGCTCAGACAACGGGTTCCTTTAAGGAAAAGGATAATCGTTCATCAGAAGAAACCGAACTGATGGCGTTACGAAAAGAGAACCAACGTCTGAAGATGGAGGTAGATATTTTAAAGCAAGCGGCGCTGATCATGGGACGAAAGTAGCTATCATTCGGAATAACCTGGATAAATACTCGGTATCAGCATTGTGTAACGTCCTGCAAATTGCAAGAAGTACGTACTATTATGAAGCCAAAGAACGACCGAATGAAGATGGGTTATCAAAGGCTATTGTGGAAATCTTCTATAAGAACCGAAAAGCCTACGGTACACGAAAGATCAAAACCAAGCTCCAGGAACAAGGACTCATCGTGTCTAGACGCCGTATTGGCCGAATCATGCGTGAGCAAGGCCTGGTCTCCACCTATACCATTGCCCAGTTTAAGCCCCACAAAACGGCCTGTAATGAGGCGGCAACGACGAATGTGTTAGCTCGTGAGTTTGACCAGGCTGAAATTAAGCGCTTCGTGGTCAGCGATCTAACGTATGTGAAGGTAGGGCACCGTTGGCACTACATTTGCGTCCTCATCGACCTGTTCAATCGAGAGATCATTGGCCATAGTGCAGGTCCACATAAGGACGCTGCTCTGGTTTCGCGCGCCTTTGCTACGGTAGAAGGTGACCTGAGCCAAATCCAGTGGTTTCATACGGACCGTGGAAGTGAGTTTAAAAACCAGAAGATGGACGAGCTTCTGGAAACCTTTGAGATCAGTCGATCGTTAAGCGCGAAGGGTTGTCCTTATGACAACGCTGTAGCGGAAGCAACCTACAAGGTCATGAAAACGGAGTTCATCCATCAGATGGAGTTCCAGAGCCTCGATCACCTGCAGTTGGAACTATACGACTATGTTAACTGGTTTAACAAGCATCGAATTCATGGATCATTGGGGTACATGACGCCTGTTCAGTACCGTCAAGTAGCCCTTAAAAAAGCTGTCTGATTTAATGTTGACAATCCAGTTTTATATTTCGCGCGTTTCACGCGCTCAACAGGCTGAAGCCTAAAAAATAAAAAAAATCCCCGAAAAAAATTCGGGGATTCTCTACAGCCTGGCAGAGGATGTAAACAGAATAGCCTCCGTATGGCCTGCAAACTAATTTTATAAAAGAGTTGACAAGAAACGGAATAAGGAGTATAAATAAATTGTGGAAAATATAGTTGTTCAAAATTAAATTGGGAATGCGATTCAACGACTATTTCTTCAAGGCTGGACCGATCGCCTTTGTAACAAGAGAGGAAGCAGGTCCAGAAGGTTTTAAGTGGATAAGGGCTTATTTTTTTGACTAATGTATCGTTGACAATTTAATTGCTAACAACTAAAATGAGTGGGGGAATTGAACATGTATAAAGCAATCGTAATCGGTACAGGACCGGCGGGACTAACAGCTGCCATCTATCTGGCTCGGGCCAATCTTCAGCCTTTGGTTATCGAAGGGGATCAACCTGGCGGGCAGTTGACAACAACAACTGAAGTTGAGAACTTTCCCGGGTTTCCGGAGGGCATCCTTGGACCGGACCTTATGGACAATATGAGAAAGCAGGCGGAACGATTCGGCGCAGCTTTCCAAACCGGCTGGGTCAAGGAGATCGATCTGCAAAACCGGCCATTCACGCTGCGGCTGGAGAACGGGGAGACCTTGACGACGGAAGCCCTGATCGTTTCCACAGGGGCATCGGCCAATCTGCTGCATATTCCGAATGAGATGGAGAACATCGGCAGAGGCGTCAGCACCTGCGCGACTTGCGACGGCTTCTTTTTCCGGGGCAAAAAGATCATCGTGGTCGGAGGAGGCGACTCCGCTATGGAGGAAGCTCATTTCCTTACCCGCTTTGCCAGCGAGGTGCGGGTCGTACACCGCAGAGACGAATTGAAAGCTTCCAAGATCATGCAGGATCGGGCCCGGGCCAATGAGAAAATCGAGTGGAGCCTGAACCGGACTCCGCTGGAGGTTGTGGAAGGCGAACACGGGGTTACGGGACTCAAGGTGCTGAACAACGAAACCGGCGAAACCGAAGTCATCGACACGCAGGGAATCTTTGTAGCGATTGGACATCGTCCGAACACGGCTTTCCTGAATGGTCAACTCGAGACTGATGCGAACGGTTATCTGGTAGTTCAGCCGGGCACTTCCGCCACAAGCATTCCAGGCGTATTTGCCTGCGGCGATGTGAAGGACCCTGTTTATCGTCAAGCCATTACTTCGGCGGGCAGCGGCGCCATGGCTGCGCTGGATCTGGAGAGATTCGTAGAGGAGCATCCTGTATCTTCTCCCGCTGTGCAGGAGGTGGTCTAATCCTTGTTGCTTTGACCGTCAAGCCTGCTGCACAACAAAAAATATAAAACATTTATTGGAGGAATTTTATAATGGCACAAGAACGTACTGGAGTAGCAACTTTTGGAGGAAACCCAATTACGCTGATCGGACCTGAATTGAAAGTGGGCGATAAAGCCCCTGATTTCCGAATTAACAAAGACCTGGTAACCGAAGCCGGCTTGTCCGATTATAAAGGCAAAATCAAACTGATTTCGGTAGTTCCTTCTCTGGACACGGACGTGTGTGACGCGCAAACCCGCCGTTTTAACGAGGAAGCGTCCAAACTCGGCGACAACGTGGTCGTATTGACGGTTTCCGTGGACCTTCCGTTTGCACAAAGTCGTTTCTGCTCCGTTGCGGGAATCGATAAATTGGAAACCTTGACCGACTACAAACATCGTTCATTTGGCGAAGCTTACGGCGTATTGATTAAAGAACTTCAGTTGGAAATGCGCTCGATCTTTATCATCGATGCCGACGACACGATCCGTTACGTGGAATATTTGGGCGAGATGGGCAACCATCCGAACTATGAGGCGGCCATTTCTGCTTTGAAACAACTGGTTTAATTCTGACTGGAAAGGATCAGCGGCTGCTGCGGAGCTGCCGCCCTTCAGGCTTGAAAAGCGGTGATCGGGGACGTTTCTTGCGTCTTCCGGTCGCCGCTTTTTTATTTTGCTTATGTAAAATCAGCGATTAAGCCTTGGGTTGACTTTACAAAACGCTTCGTGATACATTGTGTATATACGATATTCACAATTTACGAAGGAGGCAGGTTATGCTGGCGTTAGACATTCGAAATTTGAGCAAAAAATACTCCGACTTTCAGATAAAAGACGTCTCATTTCAGTTGGAGAAGGGTTATATCATGGGGTTTATCGGTGGCAATGGCGCCGGGAAAACAACCACGATAAAATCGATCTTAAACCTGATTCAAATCGATAACGGCGAGATCTACGTTTTTGGCAAGAATATGGCGGAACACGAATTGGAACTGAAGCAGGAAATCGGGTGCACCTTCGGCGATATTGATTTCTATACACGCAGCAAGATAAAAACGATGACACGTATCACAAAGAAGTTCTATAAGAATTGGAATGACGAAACGTATTATAACTATTTGCATAGATTCAAATTGGATGAAAACAAAAAAATTGCCGAATTGTCTACAGGAATGAGAGTCAAATACAGCTTGGCCCTTGCTTTATCCCATGGCGCGAAGCTTCTTATCCTGGATGAACCGACAAGCGGACTCGACCCTGTTTCAAGAGACGAGCTGATCGATATCTTCCAACAGCTTATCGTTGATGGCGAGATCAGCATTCTGTTCTCCACTCATATTACATCCGACTTGGAGAAATGTGCGGATTTTATAACCTTTATTGAGAATGGACAAATCTTCGCCAGCTCCGAGAAAAATGATTTTAAGGATTCCTTTCGTTTGCTCAGCGGCAGCGAGGACCAGCTGCACCAGGTAAAGGAACAGTTAATTTCCTACAAAATAAACTCTTTCGGCTTTACCGGATTGATTCATACCAAAGACCTCAAGCCATCCTCCGAGCTAAAGGCAACCACGCCAAGCCTTGAGGAAATCATGATTTATTTCGCGAAAAAGGAGGATGTACATGTATAATTTGGTGATGAAAGATTTGAAATTAGGCGTAAATCCCTGGTTCCTTGTATTGCCTTTATTTACGGGGGCCTTGATGTTTGTTCCAGGCTGGGTTTATTTTATCGTCCCGCTTTATTTCTGTTTCATAACGGTGCCGAATATGTTTGGCGGATTTAAAAGTCAGAACGATTTGGTGTTTAGTACAATTATGCCCGTGACCAAAAAAGACATCGTAAAAGCCAGAATCACCGTTGTTGTCATTCTGGAGCTCTTGCATCTGCTTGTTGCCATGATCTTCAGCCTGTTTACGCTTCGGTTATACCCGAATCTCACTTATTTTTTCTTTGTGCCGCACACGGGTTTTTGGGGATTATGTTTCATCATGCTTGGGATCTTCAACCTCGTATTTCTGCCCATGTATTACAAAACGGCCTATAAGTATGGAGCGGCAACCGTTGCATCCATTACGGCCGCCATCCTTTTTGCTGGAGTCGCCCAATGGGCCGGAATAAGCAGTCCGTGGATGAACGGTATTTTTTATGGCTCCGGTACAAATCATACGTTGCAGCAGCTCTCCATACTGGCCCTAGGCATTGTCATTTTTATTGCTTTCACTCTGATTGCTTACCGGATTGCGGTGAAACGATTCCTAAAAGTGGAGATATTATGAACGTAACGATTTTGAATACATCCGAGAAACCGATCTATCAGCAGATTTATGAACAGATCAGCGCTCAAATCCTGAAAGGCGAGTTGGAAAGCGGTTATTGCTTACCGCCTATTCGGCAGGCGGCGCTGGAGCTTAGAGTCAGCGTCATCACCGTAAAGAAAGCCTGGGAAGAACTCGAACGAATAGGTTTGATCAATACGGTAACGGGGAAAGGATGTTTTGTAGCAGAATTTACCGCGGAAGAGATGTCGCGAATACGCAGCGAAATGATTCTGAAGCAAATGGAAAGCGACGCCTCGTACTACAAATCCTTTGGCGTCACCCTGGATGAAATGGTGGAGCTGTTGAAGAAGATTTATTGACGGCTTGACCGGTGATGAGCGTTTTTACATGTTAGTCGGATAGCTTCAGCAGGCGCTTAAATGGGCGCCTTTTTTGCGCTGCTGTTTGACTTTATTGTTATTCGGTTCGCAAGCCAAAGAAGACCCCCGGGTCCGCTATTCTGCGGCATTCGAGGGCCTTTGATGTAGGGCTAATCAGGCCTGCTTGGTTCTAAGCCGCTGCCCGCGTCTGGAGGACCAAAGGCGGAACCCGGTCAGCAGAGCGGCAGCCGTGCTGATGCAGGCCGAGGTCATAAACACAACATGCATGCCTGCAATAAAGATGTCCGGTTGCCCCGGAATCAGGCCGGTCACGCGGTGCCCCGCTTCCGAGCTCATTACACCGAACAGGGTTGTGGTAGCTACCGTAATACCCACCACCATCCCCACGTTTCGGATCAGGGAGTTGATGCTGCCAGCGATCCCAAGCTGAGTCTTGGGAATCCGCGACATGACCAGCGAGTTGTTCGGTGACTGGAAGACGCCGTTGCCGAAGCCCAGCATGGCGATCCATAAGCCGACCAGCGGAATCGGGCTTCCTTCATGCAGGTTGGCCAGGCCCACCTGAGCAATGACGGTCACGACCAGACCCGCGAAGGTCAGCAGCTCGGAACCGATTTTGTCCGATAAGGCGCCGCTCAGCGGAGCCACGATCACCATCATAATCGGGAACAGCATCAGCAGGAAGCCGGCATGAAACGGCGACAGATTCAAGATGCTCTGCGCGTAAAAAGGCGCAATGATGTTGTAGCAAAAATTGCCTACGAAGACGAGGAAACCGCAGGTAATGCTTAAAGAAAACAACGGATTCTTAAACATAGTCAGCTGGAGCAAAGGATTTTCCTTCCGTGATTCGACCCAGAGAAAAACACCCAGACTCACAACGGCCAGGATCAAAGCCGCCACGATCCTCGTGTCTCCATATCCGTATTGCTGGCCGAGCAGCAGGCCGGAGAACAAAGCCAATATAAACAAGGTAAACAAGAGACTGCCTTGGCTGTCGATTTTCACCTTCAGCTTCGTATAGTCCTTAGGCAGGACCCGGACCCCGAAGATAAAAGCAAGGATTCCAATCGGCAGGTTGACCCAGAAAATATACTCCCAGCCCAGCGCCGAGACGATAACCCCGCCCAGACTTGGACCGGCGATACTGCCCAGCGAAACAAAAGTTCCGACCAGGCCCAGCGCCCTGCCCCGTTCGGTGCTCGGAAAAATATCGGTGACAATCCCTTGGCTGTTCGCCATGGTCATTGAGGCTCCTACGGCCTGAATCAGACGGGAGGCGATGAGGAAGGGAAGGCTGTGGCTTAACCCGCACAAAGCGGAACCGATAATAAAGATCACCATGCCGATTTTGAAAATTTTGATTTTACCGATGATATCTCCCAGTTTGCCGAAAAATAAAATCGCCGCACAGATCGTCATCAGGTAGCTGGTGACCACCCATTCCGTTTGCGCTACCGGCAGGTTCAGCGTTTTGGAAATGACCGGAAGCGCGATGTTGACGATACTTCCATCGAGCGTAGACATGAAAGTAAACAAATTCATGACGATCAGGATAATCCAGCGCCTTCTCTGTATATTCGGATCGTCCTGGTAGGTCTTCCTGGGGGTTGCTGCTTGACTCATCAATATAGACACCTCTGTTTCATAAAAGAGTAGGTAGTTGCGTCCGCAACTATCTGAACATTTCTTAATGTACTCCGATTTTGTTGCGGGTGCAACTGAATTGGGGTAAACTTTTTCTCAAACCGGTTCAGCCGGATTGGTATTCCGAAGGAAGGTGCGAGTGTGAAACAGCCATCCATGGGGAAGCTTATTTCCCTGATCAGCCGGGTTAACCAAAGAAAGCTTGCCAGCCAGTTAAAACCGTTCGGCATCGGAAGCGGTGGCGCCCATAGCTATTTAAAAGCCATTCTCCAGCGTCCCGGGCAAAGTCAGGAACAGCTTACGGGCGATTTGAAATTCGATAAAGCCACGACTACCCGCACGGTCAGGCAGCTTGAAGAAGCCGGATATATCGAACGCAGGTCCGATGAGAAAGACAGGCGCTCCATCCGGCTGTATCCGACGCAGAAGGGGCAGGCTTTTGCCCCGACGCTGCAAGCCATTCTGGATGAATCGAACAGCCGGCTGACCCGGGATTTGACCGCAGAAGAGCGGGATCAGCTGGTACAGCTTCTTCAGAAGGTGTATGGCAGCCTGCTGGATCAAACCGAAGGAAAAGGCTTGTCCTGATGGTAGAATGAAAATTTGTTTAGCTTACTCTTCTAACCCGTTTGCAACATGCCATCCTTTAGGTCGAAAGTACGACATAATAGGAGGGAATCCTCACCCCGTTGCCGAATATTGGTATATAAATTGATATTCCCGGGGGAGATTTTGTGGCTAAAAGAAGAAAAAGCAAGGCGGGCCAAAGAGAAAACTTATTTAAAGTAATAATGGGACTTTCTTTTATTTTACCCTGTTTCATCGTATTATCAGCAACCAATGATTTGGCTGCAGGGTTATTGGCCGGAATGCTGGGAGTGGGCGTTGCTATAGGAGTCATAATTTATGTTGCAGTCTCGAAGGTAGCCAAATTAAAACGTTCGGGTATAGCTGAGATTGATAAAATGGATGGATACCAGTTTGAAAAATTTCTCGGCCATTTATTTCGATCACAAGGATATAAAGCTGAAGTTACTCAATCTTCTGGAGATTTCGGTGCTGATCTTGTATTAACTAAGGATGGAATTCGAATTGTAGTCCAAGCCAAAAGGTACAGCAAAAATGTTGGCCTGAAAGCCGTCCAAGAAGCTCATAGTGCGATGGCACATTATTCAGCATCCGAAGCTTGGGTTGTCAGTAACGCTGATTATACGGATCAAGCTTATAAATTAGCTCGGTCTAACCATGTACGTTTAATTAACCGAGACCAGCTTATTGAAATGCTTTTGGATATGCATTCCACAAAGAGCAAGTCCAAAAGGACTCCAGCACAGAATGCAAATTTATAAAAAAGAGGAAGTAATAGCTTATTGCTGTGTTCACTTTTCGAATTATCGGGTCAGCCAACGGAATTAATGTCAGTGGGATGATCACACGAATTAACCTTATAGCCAAACCCAAACAGCCTGCCGATCCGGGAGGCTGTTTCTTATGGTACGCCCAGCATGGGCGTCATCTCTAGGGTGAAAGTCCCGAATGGGGGCTGGCGAGCGCCTACCATTAGCCAAGGGCAAGGGTGTCCATCGTGAGGTGGAATCTGAAGGAAGCCGGAGGCAAAAGCACGAGCCAAGGTACACGAACTGGATTTGAGGCAGGAGCAGTCGGATGAGTTGCCCATACACAACGAAATCCAAAGCCGCCAAGGGCTAATCCTGTAGACTCCAGTGGTTGCGGGCGGAAAGATGACGTTCTTATCTGGGGAGGCCTGCCGGATAGGCAAGAAAAAAAAAACTTGTAACCGTAGCCGAGAGGCTACGCTGAACCGGCAGGAGTCAGCAGAGGCCATAGTACGTAAGCTGTTGCAACAGCCTACGGAAGGGCTGAACCGAAAGGAGAGAGGAAACCGATGCGTTCGTACGAAGAGCAACGACAGCAGAATATCTCGCCAGAGAGCTTGCGGCAAAGAGAAGCGGTGAAGCCGCCAGGGTATGCCGGAGCGCCGAGTTCTTTGTCGGCACAAGTCGCCCCTT includes the following:
- a CDS encoding restriction endonuclease, producing the protein MAKRRKSKAGQRENLFKVIMGLSFILPCFIVLSATNDLAAGLLAGMLGVGVAIGVIIYVAVSKVAKLKRSGIAEIDKMDGYQFEKFLGHLFRSQGYKAEVTQSSGDFGADLVLTKDGIRIVVQAKRYSKNVGLKAVQEAHSAMAHYSASEAWVVSNADYTDQAYKLARSNHVRLINRDQLIEMLLDMHSTKSKSKRTPAQNANL
- a CDS encoding MarR family winged helix-turn-helix transcriptional regulator codes for the protein MKQPSMGKLISLISRVNQRKLASQLKPFGIGSGGAHSYLKAILQRPGQSQEQLTGDLKFDKATTTRTVRQLEEAGYIERRSDEKDRRSIRLYPTQKGQAFAPTLQAILDESNSRLTRDLTAEERDQLVQLLQKVYGSLLDQTEGKGLS